The window AAACAGCTGATCCACTGGGGTAGCCAGGATCTCCGTGTCCTAAGTATGGAGATCTTTGGGTAAGAGCACTAGCAGCTGCACTAGAAACAGCTGATCCACTGGGGTAGCCAGGATAACCATGTCCCAAGTATGGCCCTCTTTGGGCCAGAGCACCACCAGCTGCACTAGAAACAGCTGATCCACTGGGATTTTCAGGATAACTATGTCCCAAGTATGGCCCTCCTTGGGTCAGAGAACTAGCAGCTGCACTAGAAACAGCTGATCCACTGGGATAGCCAGGATAACCATGTCCCAAGTATGGCCCTCCTTGGGTCAGAGAACTAGCAGCTGCACTAGAAACCGCTGATCCACTGGGGTAGCCAGGATATCCCTGTCCTAAGTATGGCCCTCCTTGCATAAGAGCACTAGCAGCTGCACTAGAAACATCTGATCCACTGGGGTAGCCAGGATAACCATGTCCCAAGTATGGTACTCTTTGGGCAAGAGCACCACCAGCTGCACTTGAAACAGCTGATCCACTGGGGTAACCAGGAAAACCATGTCCCAAGTATGGCCCTCTTTGGGCCAGAGCACCACCAGCTGCACTAGAAACAGCTGATCTACTGGGATTTCCAAGATAACCATGTCCCAAGTATGGCCCTCCTTGGGTCAGAGAACTAGTAGCTGCACTAGAAACCGCTGATCCACTGGGGTAGCCAGGATATCCCTGTCCTAAGTATGGCCCTCCTTGCATCAGAGCTCTAGCAGCTGCACTAGAAACAGCTGATCCACTGGGGTAGCCAGGATCTCCGTGTCCTAAGTATGGACCTCTTTGGGTCAGAGCACTAGCAGCTGCACTAGAAACAGCTGATCCACTGGGGTAGCCAGGATAACCATGTCCCAAGTATGGCCCTCTTTGGGCCAGAGCACCACCAGCTGCACTAGAAACAGCTGATCCACTGGGATTTCCAGGATAACTATGTCCCAAGTATGGCCCTCCTTGGGTCAGAGAACTAGCAGCTGCACTAGAAACAGCTGATCCACTGGGATAGCCAGGATAACCATGTCCCAAGTATGGCCCTCCTTGGGTCAGAGAACTAGCAGCTGCACTAGAAACCGCTGATCCACTGGGGTAGCCAGGATATCCCTGTCCTAAGTATGGCCCTCCTTGCATAAGAGGACTAGCAGCTGCACTAGAAACATCTGATCCACTGGGGTAGCCAGGATAACCATGTCCCAAGTATGGTACTCTTTGGGTAAGAGCACCACCAGCTGCACTTGAAACAGCTGATCCACTGGGGTAGCCAGGATATCCATGTCCCAAGTATGGCCCTCTTTGGGCCAGAGCACCACCAGCTGCACTATAAACAGCTGATCTACTGGGATTTCCAGGATAACCATGTCCCAAGTATGGCCCTCCTTTGGTCAGAGAACTAGCAGCTGCACTAGAAACCGCTGATCTACTCGGGTAGCCAGGATATCCCTGTCCTAAGTATGGCCCTCCTTGCATCAGAGCTCTAGCAGCTGCACTAGAAACAGCTGATCCACTGGGGTAGCCAGGATCTCCATGTCCTAAGTATGGACCTCTTTGTGTCAGAGCACTACCAGCTGCACTAGAAACAGCTGATCCACTGGGATAGCCAGGATAACCATGTCCCAAGTATGGCCCTCCTTGGGTCAGAGAACTAGCAGCTGCACTAGAAACCGCTGATCCACTGGGGTAGCCAGGATATCCCTGTCCTAAGTATGGCCTTCCTTGCATCAGAGCACTAGCAGCTGCACTAGAATCATCTGATCCACTGGGGTAGCCAGGATAACCATGTCCCAAGTATGGCCCTGTTTGGGTCAGAGCACTAACAGCTGCACTAGAAACAGCTAATCCACTGAGGTAGCCAGGATACCTATGTTCCAAGTATGGATTTCTGTAAACACCACCATTTTCAGTGATGTCATAACCCCAGTATGATTCTTTGGAATTAACGCCATTACCAAAATCTGCAG of the Bacillus rossius redtenbacheri isolate Brsri chromosome 10, Brsri_v3, whole genome shotgun sequence genome contains:
- the LOC134536079 gene encoding AT-rich interactive domain-containing protein 1A-like — its product is MWGLKTRAVCKLTHCSSGGERRREAVVMIVKITTLALLLDFASSFERHRPCDREQHEWSFPFDNYGRAWPASSAAVGGDVEGELQWLPGLPGYREEGEHNGHGYGSVAAAVCGDKEKEKDYEHGRIAIGSAAAAASISAVTGGIELPPRHLDNHQEGKNYGHSYDGVVATSSAAVRGGIEKENDFEHGGLTKGSVAAASTAAVAVGVSREEHCKHEKLDNPSAADVSRSYQDSDAKEGKQKGYRYPNYGTITAASSAAAAAGSDFRGEPHCGCNIPARSTAVAASSASRRGDQNGPHYPGYIYPENARTSAAAAADFGNGVNSKESYWGYDITENGGVYRNPYLEHRYPGYLSGLAVSSAAVSALTQTGPYLGHGYPGYPSGSDDSSAAASALMQGRPYLGQGYPGYPSGSAVSSAAASSLTQGGPYLGHGYPGYPSGSAVSSAAGSALTQRGPYLGHGDPGYPSGSAVSSAAARALMQGGPYLGQGYPGYPSRSAVSSAAASSLTKGGPYLGHGYPGNPSRSAVYSAAGGALAQRGPYLGHGYPGYPSGSAVSSAAGGALTQRVPYLGHGYPGYPSGSDVSSAAASPLMQGGPYLGQGYPGYPSGSAVSSAAASSLTQGGPYLGHGYPGYPSGSAVSSAAASSLTQGGPYLGHSYPGNPSGSAVSSAAGGALAQRGPYLGHGYPGYPSGSAVSSAAASALTQRGPYLGHGDPGYPSGSAVSSAAARALMQGGPYLGQGYPGYPSGSAVSSAATSSLTQGGPYLGHGYLGNPSRSAVSSAAGGALAQRGPYLGHGFPGYPSGSAVSSAAGGALAQRVPYLGHGYPGYPSGSDVSSAAASALMQGGPYLGQGYPGYPSGSAVSSAAASSLTQGGPYLGHGYPGYPSGSAVSSAAASSLTQGGPYLGHSYPENPSGSAVSSAAGGALAQRGPYLGHGYPGYPSGSAVSSAAASALTQRSPYLGHGDPGYPSGSAVSSAAARALMQGGPYLGQGYPGYPSGSAVSSATASSLTQGGPYLGHSYPGYLSGSAVSSAAASALTQTGPYFRHGYPGYPSGLAVSSAAGGALAKRVPYLGHGYPGYPC